GCATATTTTGACTAAATCCATTGCATTCACAATATCTTAATCACCTTTTTGTAAGACTTGTGACAACTCATTTATGATCCCAAGAATATTCTTCACCAAATTCAAGTTAAAGACAAAATCATATGTTTGCACCATTTGTAACACAATAGATGCTTCATATTTTTGCTCACTATTCAATCTATCATTTGTAATTTCCTCAAGCACATCAATAATAGACGAAAACATGATAGTAAAGCTTACCAAAGTACCAAAGTGTGATCCCCAACGTGTATCACATGGACGCTTAATTCCACTTTCTTGATTTTGGCATCTTCCACTCAAAAGTTCTCCACCTTTTGAGGCTTCGATGACTTTGAGAGCTTGTTTTTCCCGGAGAATGTCACGATGCTTAGATGAGGCTCCAACAATATTCACCACATTAGACACTACGGTGAAAAAAGTAcctattttttcataaaaatataaatcgttatatatatatataaaaaaaattgtttatgaaACAAGTATTAGTAGAACATGAATAAAAAGGAAAATACCTATTAAATCATGTTTCTTTGCCACATCCAGGAGTGCAAATTGTAGTTGATGAGCAAAACAATGGACAAAAAAAGCACATCCATTCTCCATCATGATAATACTTTTCAAACCATTAAACTCTCCACTCATGTTACTAGCTCCATCATACCATTGACCTCGTAATTTGGATATGCTCAATCCATGCTTTGAAAACAACTTATCAATTGCTATCTTAAGTGAGATCGTAGTGGTATTAGGAACATGTTCAATACCGATGAATCGCTCAATCACACACCCTCTCTTGTCCACATAACGAAACATTACGACCATTTGTTCCTTTATGGATACATCACGAGATTCATCAACTAAAATAGAAAAAACAACATCTCCTATATCTCTAATAATAACATTAATTGTTTCCATAGCACAAGCGTTTACAATGTCCTTCTGAATCTTTGGCGAAGTTAGTTTAAGATTCTCATGAGCATTTTTTAAAGCAACAACTCTAACTTCCTCGTTATGATTAGCAAGAAATGCTAGAAGTTCGAGAAAGTTACCTTGATTATTAGACTCTTGGGACTCGTCATGACCACGAAATGCAAGACCTTGTCGTACAAGAAAGCAAATACAATCATTTGAAGCAATTAATCGAACACGATAACTTATTCGATCTTTGATGTTCTTCTTTAAAAAAATGTGTTCAATTTGTTGTTTTCCATCCATTAAAGCTTCACATTTTTTGTAACACTTGTAATGACTACTATTGTGATTTCCAACATGGGCTTCGAGTAGGCTCATTTTCATCCAATTTGAAAAATCCTTACTAACAAATGTGTTGCCACCAGCTTGTTTTCCAATGCTTGATTTAAAAAGATAGCAACACAGACAAAATGAAGAATTCTTACTTATGTTATATTCCAACCAAGTAGAAAATTGATCAAACCATGCAATGTTGAATCGACATTCCTTTGCTCCATAGAATTTCTTAGGAAATTCATGACTTCTTGATTGACAAGGCCCTTGCTGTAGATAATGTCTACGAATTTCATCTTGAATATTTGGGTGGTAATTGGAAATTGGTGGTCGCAACCCAGGATCGGTAGGAAGATTAGTCATATCAATTAAACTTGAAGTACAATTTCTTTTTGAATTATCAAAATCTACTTCAGGAAAATGTGATATAATTGAAACTTTTTACCTTTTTGAATTATCTACCTCCACCTCAGGAAAATGTGACACATTTGAagctattttataatatttttccaTATTTGTGTCAAATATAACTATAAAATATGAAGTTTATATAATTTGTATTCATGTGTATGCTATATATGCAAGTACAcacatttatattaattaaaaatatcaaataaatatagcacaaatttttatatataatttgtattcttatgcatacatataattacacatttatatcaataaaattatcaagtaaaTATAGAACaacttttttttacataatttgtaTTTATAAATTACACATTTATAttgatgaaaataaaaaataactataggataatttttttttatgaaaaatcaCACATACATTTCTTACATAATTTGTAttcataaatacacatttatattgataaaaatatcaaataaatatagagaaaaaattttatttttatataattacacATACATACCTGAAGAGATATCTCTTCTTCAAGTGATGAGTGAATTCCAATAATTCTTCTACTACAATTTTTTTTAGatcataataataatttaaaattaactaaaaaaaataaaaactatacttGTTAAAAACTATAAAAGTTTCAAAAAAGTGTTTTTGATAAGCTCAAACCGAATTTGGTGATTATATAGTTGAAAGTTAGATAAAATTTAACTCCAAAAACAATGTGGAactttgtaattatttttatttaagtgcTAAAAACATGTTTACGTGTAATTAAATATTAGTTAAGATTACTAATTTAATTGAATGCAATTGGTGGGATGGCAAAATTGGCTCTCACATTCTCTTGGAGGTCCTAGGTTCGAGGCACATGGGTCACCTGGGGCCTCTAGTCTTTAGCTGGGTCCGCCCATAGATATTAAGGTATCATTTTATAGTATTTTCACATTTGTGGTTTATGTTTGTAACCAACTTatttgtaatatccaacattttcataatacatttttttattataaatcagagttttaatacataaaatgtacaagtttacaaatttaagaaatagtaatggaaaaatagtgtttaaaatatgtttttttatgtttttaatgagattaaagagagagaaacttgagtagtcaagtattggaccaaaatgtcatataattttaattggggatttttataaaaattaagaaagttttgctaaagggcttatttgaaaagaatcaCTACAAGAATTTCATGTATTAGCGGCGggggactccgccgctaataatgaagACATCCGTCGCTAATGGGTATTAGCGGCgggactccgccgctaataagcCGCGCCTAAATATTTGTtgctaataatgattattagcggGGACTGACACACCCACCGCTAATAAtcatttattagcggcggatattAGCGGCGGAGCTCGCCGCTAATACCTTTGTCAGAGGCATTATCATTAGccgcggggtccgccgctaatattgtttttataatattttttaaaatttatttgaaataaattaataaattaatatttattaaatttgttgacgccgtttttcgtcaacagataaaagaatagagcacgtaaacaatttaagacaatggccaaaaataaacaaacgaatcaaacacggttttttacgtggttcagcagttaaatctgcctagtccacgagtctctgttattaatctcaagattatctctaaacaattctttagcaagaattctccagagttttctctcaaggattagGATTTCccccctttacaatggtgcatgccttctctatttatagagaaggatgcagaatactatcccacatattttgggtagttactcttttgtgaatacaaataaatggctttaaatgccaataatcagatattaaaggaaacgtcccccaaagatcagggggcgtataactgtattaaataatatcccacaattcttggggatttacatcaactaatgaggactacatctcatagttattacaCTTGTAGATACTCAAGGTGGTTATGGCGTATCTTCAAgtctccagcatttctggtctcatgtcattgtgcgagccactgacatctcccgagctaacgtttctttcgagatgggatatcgagctcaagaaccatgctccgaagttcctgaagatgaaagtgttctcggagctacctttcgagatcgaggtcacTTCGAGATCACCGCTTTCgaaatcatacatcatactttgcaggctcgacttacaatcctagatcactaatcctcacgagaccatttgttgcgaactcagctttcgaggtcatatttactatggctcgaaatctgggtataacattttgccccctcaaaagtatttgttcgaatcctaagagaaggaaacttttgaactactcttttcgggaaccataccgtcacactcttgaaaa
This genomic interval from Humulus lupulus chromosome 8, drHumLupu1.1, whole genome shotgun sequence contains the following:
- the LOC133795647 gene encoding uncharacterized protein LOC133795647, coding for MTNLPTDPGLRPPISNYHPNIQDEIRRHYLQQGPCQSRSHEFPKKFYGAKECRFNIAWFDQFSTWLEYNISKNSSFCLCCYLFKSSIGKQAGGNTFVSKDFSNWMKMSLLEAHVGNHNSSHYKCYKKCEALMDGKQQIEHIFLKKNIKDRISYRVRLIASNDCICFLVRQGLAFRGHDESQESNNQGNFLELLAFLANHNEEVRVVALKNAHENLKLTSPKIQKDIVNACAMETINVIIRDIGDVVFSILVDESRDVSIKEQMVVMFRYVDKRGCVIERFIGIEHVPNTTTISLKIAIDKLFSKHGLSISKLRGQWYDGASNMSGEFNGLKSIIMMENGCAFFVHCFAHQLQFALLDVAKKHDLIGTFFTVVSNVVNIVGASSKHRDILREKQALKVIEASKGGELLSGRCQNQESGIKRPCDTRWGSHFGTLVSFTIMFSSIIDVLEEITNDRLNSEQKYEASIVLQMVQTYDFVFNLNLVKNILGIINELSQVLQKGKVNPSLAQLYPYDFSTMDIKVLEYQLQTYVDDMRSHVKFSALKGMVDLSKKLVETKKDKVYPLVYLLIKLALTLLVATSSVKRAFSAMNIVKNQMRNKIGDQWLNDSLIVYLENDVFNAIDNEPIIHRFQTHEIPSRTTLNVRAEKLIHYAKISRQCVLFLSNA